One Kitasatospora sp. NBC_01287 DNA window includes the following coding sequences:
- a CDS encoding acetoacetate--CoA ligase codes for MSTPPKDQAPATDASEALWRPTPEAAAATRLVAFQAWAAEHHGAPAAPLAPAPDDATAAARYAELHAWSTADLDRFWTAVTEHFDIRFSTPPQAVLADPAMPGARWFPGATLNYAEHALRFGADPAHAGLPAILHLDETTAEPVAISWAELRRQVGSLAAALRAQGVGPGDRVGAYLPNIPQAITALLATASIGAIWTSCAPDFGARSVLDRLQQIEPVVLFAVDGYHYGGKNHDRAEVVAELRRELPTLRAVVHVPLLGTPAPEGARDWADLTSQDTEPVFEPLPFDHPLWVLYSSGTTGLPKAIVQSQGGILVEHLKQAGLHLDLGPADRFLWYTSTGWMMWNFLVAGLLVGATVVTYDGSPGHPTTGALWEVAARTGATVLGTSAAYVIASRKAELHPGRDLDLSAVRCIGTTGSPLPPDGFRWIYDEVKPDVWLASVSGGTDVCSCFVGGVPTLPVHLGEIQAPCLGAAVESWDVNGKPHIDEVGELVVTKPLPSMPTGFWNDPDGARYRDSYFEMFPGTWRHGDWITVTSRGTVVIHGRSDSTLNRQGVRMGSSDIYEVVERLPEITESLVIGLEEDGGGYWMPLFVVLAPGAALDDGLRGRIRTVLREQLSPRHVPDEVIAVDGLPHTLTGKRIEVPVKRLLAGTPLDQAVNPGSVDNLDHLRFFERLGRERRA; via the coding sequence GTGAGCACCCCACCCAAGGACCAGGCCCCCGCCACCGACGCGAGCGAGGCGCTCTGGCGCCCCACCCCCGAGGCGGCCGCGGCCACCCGCCTGGTCGCCTTCCAGGCCTGGGCCGCCGAGCACCACGGCGCCCCCGCCGCCCCGCTGGCCCCAGCCCCGGACGACGCCACCGCCGCCGCCCGCTACGCCGAGCTGCACGCCTGGTCCACCGCCGATCTCGACCGGTTCTGGACCGCCGTCACCGAGCACTTCGACATCCGCTTCAGCACCCCGCCGCAGGCCGTCCTCGCCGACCCGGCGATGCCCGGCGCCCGCTGGTTCCCCGGCGCCACCCTCAACTACGCCGAGCACGCGCTGCGCTTCGGCGCCGATCCGGCCCATGCCGGACTCCCGGCCATCCTGCACCTGGACGAGACCACCGCCGAGCCGGTCGCGATCAGCTGGGCCGAGCTGCGCCGCCAGGTCGGCTCGCTCGCCGCCGCGCTGCGCGCCCAGGGCGTTGGCCCCGGCGACCGCGTCGGCGCCTACCTGCCGAACATCCCGCAGGCCATCACCGCGCTGCTCGCCACCGCCTCGATCGGCGCGATCTGGACCTCCTGCGCCCCCGACTTCGGCGCCCGCAGCGTGCTGGACCGCCTGCAGCAGATCGAACCCGTCGTCCTCTTCGCCGTCGACGGCTACCACTACGGCGGCAAGAACCACGACCGCGCCGAGGTGGTCGCCGAGCTGCGCCGCGAACTGCCCACCCTGCGCGCCGTGGTGCACGTCCCGCTGCTCGGCACCCCGGCCCCCGAGGGCGCCCGGGACTGGGCCGACCTCACCAGCCAGGACACCGAGCCGGTCTTCGAGCCGCTCCCCTTCGACCACCCGCTCTGGGTGCTCTACTCCTCCGGCACCACCGGCCTGCCCAAGGCCATCGTGCAGAGCCAGGGCGGCATCCTGGTGGAGCACCTCAAGCAGGCCGGCCTGCACCTCGACCTCGGGCCGGCGGACCGCTTCCTCTGGTACACCTCCACCGGCTGGATGATGTGGAACTTCCTGGTGGCCGGCCTGCTGGTGGGCGCCACCGTGGTCACCTACGACGGCAGCCCCGGCCACCCCACCACCGGCGCCCTGTGGGAGGTGGCCGCCCGCACCGGCGCCACCGTGCTCGGCACCTCCGCCGCCTACGTGATCGCCAGCCGCAAGGCCGAGCTGCACCCGGGCCGCGACCTCGACCTCTCCGCCGTCCGCTGCATCGGCACCACCGGCTCCCCGCTGCCCCCCGACGGCTTCCGCTGGATCTACGACGAGGTCAAGCCCGACGTCTGGCTCGCCTCGGTCAGCGGTGGCACCGACGTCTGCAGCTGCTTCGTCGGCGGCGTCCCCACCCTCCCGGTCCACCTCGGCGAGATCCAGGCCCCCTGCCTGGGCGCCGCCGTCGAGTCCTGGGACGTCAACGGCAAGCCGCACATCGACGAGGTCGGCGAGCTGGTGGTCACCAAGCCGCTCCCGTCGATGCCCACCGGCTTCTGGAACGACCCCGACGGTGCCCGCTACCGCGACAGCTACTTCGAGATGTTCCCCGGCACCTGGCGCCACGGCGACTGGATCACCGTCACCTCGCGCGGCACCGTCGTCATCCACGGCCGCTCCGACTCCACCCTCAACCGCCAGGGTGTGCGGATGGGTTCCTCCGACATCTACGAGGTGGTCGAGCGCCTGCCCGAGATCACCGAATCCCTGGTGATCGGCCTGGAGGAGGACGGCGGCGGCTACTGGATGCCGCTCTTCGTCGTCCTCGCCCCCGGCGCCGCGCTGGACGACGGGCTGCGCGGGCGGATCCGCACCGTGCTGCGCGAGCAGCTCTCCCCGCGCCACGTCCCCGACGAGGTGATCGCGGTCGACGGCCTGCCGCACACCCTCACCGGCAAGCGGATCGAGGTCCCGGTCAAGCGCCTGCTCGCCGGCACCCCGCTCGACCAGGCGGTCAACCCCGGATCCGTCGACAACCTCGACCACCTGCGCTTCTTCGAGCGCCTGGGCCGCGAACGCCGAGCCTGA
- the ptsP gene encoding phosphoenolpyruvate--protein phosphotransferase codes for MEKTLRGVGVSHGVAIGQVRHMGTAVLEPTTTQIPSEDAPREQARAKAAVDAVAADLIARGNLAGGEAQGVLEAQALMAQDPELMADVERRIAVGSSAERGVYDAFAAYRALLASAGEYLAGRVADLDDVRNRIVARLLGVPMPGVPDSDEPYVLLARDLAPADTALLDPALVLGFVTEEGGPTSHSAILARAMGVPAVVALPGATDIAEGLVVAVDGSSGEVLIGPSQQRQDELRRLAAERKAALAASSGPGRTSDGHLVPLLANVGGPADVAAALDAGAEGVGLFRTEFLFLDDSKRAPNEESQVEAYRKVLEAFPEGRVVVRVLDAGADKPLDFLTPADEPNPALGVRGLRTLLEHPEVLRAQLRALATAAEGLPVHLEVMAPMVADRADAKAFAQACREAGLAAKFGAMVEIPSAALRARAILEEVEFLSLGTNDLAQYTFAADRQVGALARLQDPWQPALLDLVATAATAAQAAGKSCGVCGEAAADPLLACVLTGLGVTSLSMGAASIPYVRASLATFTLAQCRRAAEAARAADSAEEARAAAQQVLSGE; via the coding sequence ATGGAGAAGACGCTGCGCGGCGTAGGAGTAAGCCACGGGGTCGCCATCGGCCAGGTGCGGCACATGGGCACCGCCGTACTGGAGCCCACGACCACCCAGATCCCCAGCGAGGACGCCCCGCGCGAGCAGGCGCGGGCCAAGGCGGCCGTGGACGCGGTGGCCGCCGATCTGATCGCGCGGGGGAACCTGGCCGGCGGTGAGGCGCAGGGGGTGCTGGAGGCGCAGGCGCTGATGGCGCAGGACCCGGAGCTGATGGCGGACGTGGAGCGTCGGATCGCGGTGGGCAGCAGCGCCGAGCGCGGCGTCTACGACGCGTTCGCCGCCTACCGGGCGCTGCTGGCCTCGGCCGGCGAGTACCTGGCCGGCCGGGTCGCGGACCTGGACGACGTGCGCAACCGGATCGTCGCCCGCCTGCTGGGCGTGCCGATGCCGGGCGTGCCGGACAGCGACGAGCCGTACGTGCTGCTCGCCCGGGACCTCGCGCCGGCCGACACCGCGCTGCTCGACCCGGCTCTGGTGCTGGGCTTCGTGACCGAGGAGGGCGGGCCGACCAGCCACTCGGCGATCCTGGCCCGCGCCATGGGCGTGCCGGCCGTGGTCGCGCTGCCCGGGGCCACCGACATCGCCGAGGGTCTCGTCGTTGCGGTGGACGGCAGCAGCGGTGAGGTGCTGATCGGCCCGAGCCAGCAGAGGCAGGACGAGCTGCGCCGGCTGGCCGCCGAGCGCAAGGCCGCGCTGGCCGCGTCCTCCGGTCCGGGGCGGACCTCGGACGGGCACCTGGTGCCGCTGCTCGCGAACGTCGGCGGCCCAGCCGACGTGGCGGCGGCGCTGGACGCGGGGGCGGAGGGCGTCGGGCTGTTCCGCACCGAGTTCCTCTTCCTCGACGACTCGAAGCGGGCCCCCAACGAGGAGAGCCAGGTCGAGGCGTACCGCAAGGTGCTGGAGGCCTTCCCGGAGGGCCGGGTGGTGGTGCGGGTGCTGGACGCCGGCGCCGACAAGCCGCTGGACTTCCTGACGCCGGCGGACGAGCCGAACCCGGCCCTGGGTGTGCGCGGTCTGCGCACCCTGCTGGAGCACCCGGAGGTGCTGCGCGCCCAGCTGCGGGCGCTGGCGACGGCGGCCGAAGGGCTGCCGGTGCACCTTGAGGTGATGGCGCCGATGGTGGCGGACCGGGCGGACGCCAAGGCGTTCGCGCAGGCCTGCCGGGAGGCGGGGCTGGCCGCGAAGTTCGGCGCGATGGTGGAGATCCCCTCGGCCGCGCTGCGGGCCCGGGCGATCCTGGAGGAGGTCGAGTTCCTCTCGCTGGGGACCAATGACCTGGCGCAGTACACCTTCGCGGCCGACCGCCAGGTCGGCGCGCTGGCACGGCTGCAGGACCCGTGGCAGCCCGCGCTGCTCGACCTGGTGGCGACGGCGGCGACGGCGGCCCAGGCTGCGGGCAAGAGCTGTGGGGTCTGTGGTGAAGCCGCCGCCGACCCGCTGCTGGCCTGTGTGCTGACGGGTCTGGGCGTGACCAGCCTGTCGATGGGCGCCGCGTCGATCCCCTATGTGCGGGCCTCGCTGGCCACCTTCACGCTGGCGCAGTGCCGGCGGGCGGCCGAGGCGGCCCGGGCGGCGGACAGCGCGGAGGAAGCGCGGGCGGCCGCGCAGCAGGTGCTGTCCGGCGAGTGA
- a CDS encoding PTS glucose transporter subunit IIA, with protein MTTVTSPLTGRAIGLAAVPDPVFSGAMVGPGTAIDPVREPTTAVAPVDGLVVSMHPHAFVVMDADGHGVLTHLGIDTVQLNGEGFELLVSKGDQVTRGQPVIAWNPAAVEAAGKSPISPIVALEASVDQLGAVTESGEVATGGDLFTWH; from the coding sequence ATGACCACCGTGACGTCGCCGCTGACCGGCCGCGCCATTGGACTTGCCGCCGTGCCCGACCCCGTCTTCTCCGGCGCGATGGTCGGCCCGGGCACTGCCATCGACCCCGTGCGCGAACCCACCACGGCGGTAGCGCCGGTGGACGGGCTGGTCGTCTCCATGCACCCTCACGCGTTCGTGGTGATGGACGCGGACGGCCACGGGGTGCTGACCCACCTCGGGATCGACACCGTCCAGCTGAACGGCGAGGGCTTCGAGCTGCTGGTCAGCAAGGGGGACCAGGTGACACGTGGACAGCCGGTGATCGCGTGGAACCCGGCTGCCGTGGAGGCTGCGGGCAAGTCGCCGATCTCGCCGATCGTGGCCCTGGAGGCCTCGGTGGACCAGCTCGGCGCGGTCACCGAGTCGGGTGAGGTCGCCACCGGTGGCGACCTGTTCACCTGGCACTGA
- the pgsA gene encoding CDP-diacylglycerol--glycerol-3-phosphate 3-phosphatidyltransferase: MEVQETRVQTDRVLTIPNLLSMARLVGVPVFLWLILWPQFGGPNNDGWALLILLLSGISDYLDGKLARRWGQISRVGQILDPLADRLYVLSTLLGLTWREILPWWLTAILLARELFIAGLLPILNRHGYGPLQVSFLGKAATFNLMYAFPLLLLGQGEGWVHRTASAVSWAFIWWGTVLYWWAGILYAVQARRIVKAETAVVG, from the coding sequence GTGGAGGTCCAGGAGACGCGCGTCCAGACCGACCGCGTCCTCACCATCCCCAATCTGCTCAGCATGGCGCGGCTGGTCGGGGTCCCGGTCTTTCTCTGGCTGATTCTCTGGCCGCAGTTCGGCGGGCCGAACAACGACGGTTGGGCACTGCTCATCCTGCTGCTGAGCGGGATCAGCGACTACCTCGACGGGAAGCTCGCCCGCCGGTGGGGCCAGATCAGCAGGGTCGGCCAGATCCTGGATCCGCTGGCGGACCGGCTGTATGTGCTCTCCACCCTGCTGGGGCTGACCTGGCGCGAGATCCTTCCCTGGTGGCTGACCGCGATCCTGCTGGCCCGGGAGCTCTTCATCGCGGGGCTTCTACCGATTCTCAACCGCCACGGTTACGGTCCGCTGCAGGTCAGTTTTCTGGGCAAAGCGGCCACGTTCAATCTGATGTACGCGTTTCCGCTGCTGCTGCTGGGGCAGGGGGAGGGGTGGGTCCACCGCACCGCGAGCGCCGTCAGCTGGGCATTCATCTGGTGGGGCACCGTTCTGTACTGGTGGGCCGGCATCCTCTACGCCGTGCAGGCACGGCGCATCGTGAAGGCGGAGACCGCGGTCGTCGGCTGA
- a CDS encoding mannose-1-phosphate guanyltransferase translates to MKAVVMAGGEGTRLRPMTSSMPKPLLPVANRPIMEHVLRLLKRHGLTDTVVTVQFLASLVKNYFGDGEDLGMNLTYANEEIPLGTAGSVKNAEDALRDDSFLVISGDALTDFDLSELIAFHRSKGALVTVCLTRVPDPLEFGITIVDDEGRVERFLEKPTWGQVFSDTVNTGIYVMEPEVFDYVAAGQSVDWSSDVFPQLLKEGKPVFGYIAEGYWEDVGTHESYGKAQADVLDGKVEVELDGFEISPGVWVAEGAEVDPEAILRGPLYIGDYAKVEAGVELREHTVLGSNVVVKRGAFLHKAVVHDNVYVGPQTNLRGCVVGKNTDVMRAARIEDGAVIGDECLIGEESIIAGGVRVYPFKTIEAGAFVNTSVIWESRGQEHLFGARGVSGILNVEITPELAVRLAGAYATTLKKGATVTIARDHSRGARALKRAMISALQTSAIDVRDLENVPLPVARQHTARGSAGGIFLRTTPGVPDSLDILFFDERGADLSQAGQRKLDRVYSRQEYRRAFPGEIGDLTFPSSVFDSYAGNLLRAIDTTGAREAGLKVVVDTAHGSAGLVLPSILGRLGVEALTVSSGLDEARPTEDAEERRAGLARLGALVASSRAAFGVRFDPVGERVSFVDELGRVIEDDRALLVLLDLVAAERRSGQVALPVTTTRIAEQVAAYHGTQVTWTTTSPDDLAKAAAAEGTIFGGDGRGGFVVPEFSGVMDGAAAFVRLVGLVARTQLTLSQIDARIPQAHMQRRDIATPWAAKGMVMRVVVEAAGNRRLDTTDGVRVVEPDGRWTLVLPDPAEAVTHLWAEGPDDEATQGLLDEWAAVVDSAGR, encoded by the coding sequence ATGAAAGCCGTTGTGATGGCAGGAGGCGAGGGAACTCGTCTCCGCCCGATGACTTCGAGTATGCCCAAGCCGCTCCTGCCGGTGGCCAACCGCCCGATCATGGAGCACGTGCTGCGGCTGCTCAAGCGGCACGGCCTCACCGATACCGTGGTCACCGTCCAGTTCCTCGCCTCACTGGTGAAGAACTACTTCGGTGACGGTGAGGACCTCGGCATGAACCTCACCTATGCGAACGAGGAGATTCCGCTCGGTACCGCCGGCAGTGTCAAGAACGCCGAGGACGCACTGCGCGACGACTCTTTTCTGGTCATCTCAGGGGACGCGCTCACCGATTTCGATCTTTCCGAACTGATCGCTTTTCACCGGAGCAAGGGCGCCCTGGTGACGGTGTGCCTGACCCGGGTTCCCGACCCGCTGGAATTCGGTATCACGATCGTCGATGACGAGGGCCGGGTCGAGCGGTTCCTGGAGAAGCCCACCTGGGGCCAGGTCTTCTCGGACACGGTGAACACCGGCATCTATGTGATGGAGCCCGAGGTCTTCGACTACGTCGCGGCCGGGCAGTCGGTCGACTGGTCGAGCGATGTCTTCCCGCAGTTGCTCAAGGAGGGCAAGCCGGTCTTCGGGTACATCGCCGAGGGCTACTGGGAGGATGTCGGCACCCACGAGAGCTACGGCAAGGCCCAGGCGGACGTCCTGGACGGCAAGGTCGAGGTCGAGCTCGACGGCTTCGAGATCTCGCCCGGCGTCTGGGTCGCCGAAGGGGCCGAGGTGGATCCTGAGGCGATCCTGCGCGGCCCGCTCTACATCGGCGACTACGCCAAGGTCGAGGCCGGCGTGGAGCTGCGTGAGCACACGGTGCTGGGCAGCAACGTGGTCGTCAAGCGCGGCGCGTTCCTGCACAAGGCGGTCGTGCACGACAACGTCTATGTGGGTCCGCAGACCAACCTGCGCGGCTGCGTGGTCGGCAAGAACACCGATGTGATGCGTGCGGCCCGGATCGAGGACGGCGCGGTGATCGGGGACGAGTGCTTGATCGGCGAGGAGTCGATCATCGCCGGCGGCGTGCGGGTCTACCCGTTCAAGACGATCGAGGCCGGCGCCTTCGTCAACACCTCGGTGATCTGGGAGTCCCGCGGCCAGGAGCACCTCTTCGGCGCGCGAGGGGTCTCCGGGATCCTCAATGTGGAGATCACCCCGGAGCTGGCCGTGCGACTGGCGGGCGCGTACGCGACCACGCTGAAGAAGGGCGCCACCGTCACCATCGCGCGTGACCACTCGCGTGGCGCCCGTGCCCTCAAACGGGCGATGATCTCGGCCCTGCAGACCAGTGCGATCGACGTGCGCGACCTGGAGAACGTGCCGCTGCCGGTGGCGCGCCAGCACACCGCGCGGGGCAGCGCGGGCGGCATCTTCCTGCGCACCACCCCCGGGGTGCCGGACTCGTTGGACATCCTCTTCTTCGACGAGCGCGGTGCCGACCTCTCCCAGGCGGGCCAGCGCAAGCTGGACCGGGTCTACTCCCGCCAGGAGTACCGCCGGGCCTTCCCCGGTGAGATCGGTGACCTGACCTTCCCGTCCAGCGTCTTCGACTCCTACGCGGGCAACCTGCTGCGGGCGATCGACACGACCGGGGCCCGGGAGGCCGGGCTCAAGGTGGTGGTGGACACCGCGCACGGCAGCGCCGGGTTGGTGCTGCCCAGCATCCTGGGCCGGCTCGGGGTGGAGGCACTGACGGTCAGCAGCGGCCTGGACGAGGCCAGGCCCACCGAGGACGCCGAGGAGCGGCGGGCGGGCCTGGCCCGGCTCGGCGCGCTGGTGGCCTCCTCGCGGGCGGCGTTCGGGGTGCGGTTCGACCCGGTCGGCGAGCGGGTCTCCTTCGTCGACGAGCTGGGCCGGGTGATCGAGGACGACCGGGCGCTGCTGGTGCTGCTCGACCTGGTCGCCGCCGAGCGGCGCAGTGGGCAGGTGGCCCTGCCGGTGACCACCACTCGGATCGCCGAGCAGGTGGCTGCCTACCACGGCACCCAGGTCACCTGGACCACCACTTCGCCGGACGACCTGGCCAAGGCCGCCGCCGCCGAGGGCACCATCTTCGGCGGGGACGGGCGCGGCGGCTTCGTGGTCCCTGAGTTCAGTGGCGTGATGGACGGCGCGGCGGCTTTCGTGCGACTGGTGGGCCTGGTGGCCCGCACCCAGCTCACCCTGAGCCAGATCGACGCGCGGATCCCGCAGGCACACATGCAGCGGCGGGACATCGCGACGCCGTGGGCGGCCAAGGGCATGGTGATGCGCGTGGTGGTGGAGGCGGCCGGCAACCGGCGGCTCGACACCACCGACGGCGTGCGCGTGGTGGAGCCGGACGGCCGCTGGACCCTGGTGCTGCCGGACCCGGCCGAGGCGGTCACCCACCTCTGGGCCGAGGGCCCGGACGACGAGGCCACCCAGGGCCTGCTGGACGAGTGGGCGGCGGTGGTGGACAGCGCCGGACGCTGA
- a CDS encoding DUF881 domain-containing protein → MSATRPPVRGSGRFARPDASMRLLTTVMDQSLDEGYAAAARARGEVGERRLPTTTRGRLLLSLGLALAAVVVTVSGVTAHDDEPVLAKQHDALVQKVTDETAAADKLQRQVEAARTQVAQQQQRALREPGGDVALTDLSAAVGTGAVRGPGLKLVLDDAAGTDSGGGVDPRTGDDFTGGRLHDRDLQLIVNGLWEAGAEAVSVNGQRLTALSAIRAAGDAILVDNRPLVPPYTVLAVGDEKRLPGAFQNSMGGRYLKVLQDSYGIKATASAQHSLDLPAAVGFTLRLAAPDTGAPTVPPSAAPTATRSPGAAPAPASSGRPSPSGSAVPSASPTVPAAPSAAAPSRTVPTATTGASKP, encoded by the coding sequence ATGTCAGCGACGCGGCCACCGGTGCGGGGGAGCGGGCGGTTCGCCCGTCCCGACGCCTCGATGCGGCTGCTGACCACGGTCATGGACCAGAGTCTGGACGAGGGCTACGCCGCTGCGGCGCGGGCCCGTGGCGAGGTGGGCGAGCGCCGGCTGCCGACCACCACCCGGGGGCGGCTGCTGCTCTCCCTCGGGCTGGCGCTGGCAGCCGTGGTGGTGACGGTCAGCGGGGTCACGGCACACGACGACGAACCGGTGCTGGCCAAGCAGCACGACGCGTTGGTGCAGAAGGTCACCGACGAGACGGCCGCCGCCGACAAGCTGCAGCGCCAGGTGGAGGCGGCCAGGACCCAGGTCGCGCAGCAGCAACAGCGGGCCCTGCGGGAGCCGGGGGGCGATGTCGCGCTGACCGACCTGTCCGCCGCGGTGGGTACCGGCGCGGTGCGCGGGCCAGGGCTCAAACTGGTGCTGGACGACGCGGCGGGGACCGATTCGGGCGGCGGGGTGGACCCCCGCACCGGTGACGACTTCACGGGCGGCCGGCTGCACGACCGCGACCTGCAGCTGATCGTCAACGGGCTCTGGGAGGCCGGGGCCGAGGCGGTCTCGGTGAACGGGCAGCGGCTCACCGCGCTCTCCGCGATCCGCGCGGCCGGGGACGCGATCCTGGTCGACAACCGGCCGCTGGTGCCGCCGTACACGGTGCTGGCGGTCGGAGACGAGAAGCGGCTGCCGGGAGCGTTCCAGAACAGCATGGGCGGGCGCTACCTGAAGGTGCTGCAGGACAGCTACGGGATCAAGGCCACCGCCAGCGCGCAGCACTCGCTGGACCTACCCGCCGCCGTGGGGTTCACGCTGCGCCTGGCCGCCCCCGACACCGGGGCGCCGACCGTCCCGCCGAGTGCCGCACCGACCGCCACGCGGTCGCCGGGGGCCGCTCCCGCACCGGCGTCGTCCGGCAGACCCTCACCCTCAGGTTCAGCCGTACCTTCAGCGTCACCCACCGTCCCGGCCGCACCCTCGGCAGCCGCGCCGTCGAGAACCGTGCCGACCGCTACGACAGGAGCATCCAAGCCGTGA
- a CDS encoding small basic family protein, with protein MIAVLGLVVGVVVGLFVQPSVPAAVVPYLPIAVVAALDAVFGGVRAMLDGIFDDKVFVVSFLSNVVVAALIVFLGDQLGVGSQLSTGVVVVLGIRIFSNAAAIRRHVFRA; from the coding sequence GTGATCGCCGTACTGGGCCTGGTAGTCGGGGTCGTCGTCGGGCTCTTCGTGCAGCCGTCGGTGCCGGCGGCCGTCGTGCCGTACCTGCCGATCGCCGTGGTGGCCGCGCTGGACGCGGTCTTCGGCGGGGTGCGGGCGATGCTCGACGGGATCTTCGACGACAAGGTCTTCGTGGTCTCCTTCCTCTCCAACGTGGTGGTGGCGGCCTTGATCGTCTTCCTCGGCGACCAACTGGGCGTGGGCTCGCAGTTGTCCACCGGCGTGGTCGTGGTGCTGGGCATCCGGATCTTCTCGAACGCGGCCGCCATCCGGCGCCACGTGTTCCGGGCCTGA
- a CDS encoding DUF881 domain-containing protein, with amino-acid sequence MTEESGKDEPQPAAAPTGAEPAAVDPAMVDPAMAELTGAAGSAELGAAVQQAGPEPEPEPQPEPDPEPVSEAGPAVASVAGSEQPERAEHPERAGQVEAPDSSDGPAAPLDGRGRLRNAVWPPRVSRGQLVVALLLFALGLGLAIQVRSTNDHSALRGARQDDLVRILDELDSRQQRLQQEKNQLDQSLTQLENSSNQAKEAQEQTQQKTQELGVLAGTVKASGPGIVLTVDDPQGQVKADMLLDTLQELRAAGAEAIQINDVRVVAHTYFTDLSSGGVSIDGTKVAQPYRFTVIGDPQDLTPALNIPGGIVRTLEKEQVGTNISEQQRVTVDALAVPAPAQFAKPAAQ; translated from the coding sequence GTGACGGAGGAGAGCGGCAAGGACGAGCCGCAGCCGGCGGCCGCACCGACCGGGGCCGAGCCGGCGGCGGTCGATCCGGCCATGGTCGATCCGGCCATGGCCGAGCTGACAGGGGCCGCGGGCTCGGCGGAACTCGGGGCCGCCGTTCAGCAGGCCGGGCCTGAACCCGAGCCTGAACCACAGCCTGAGCCCGACCCTGAGCCGGTGTCCGAGGCCGGGCCGGCGGTTGCCTCCGTGGCCGGGTCCGAGCAGCCCGAGCGGGCCGAGCACCCCGAGCGGGCCGGCCAGGTCGAGGCGCCGGACTCGTCCGATGGGCCCGCTGCGCCGCTGGACGGCCGCGGGCGGCTGCGCAACGCGGTCTGGCCGCCGCGCGTCTCCCGAGGGCAGTTGGTCGTCGCGCTGCTGCTCTTCGCGCTGGGCCTGGGCCTGGCGATCCAGGTGCGCAGCACCAACGACCACAGTGCGCTGCGCGGCGCCCGCCAGGACGACCTGGTGCGGATCCTGGACGAGCTGGACAGTCGTCAGCAGCGCCTGCAGCAGGAGAAGAATCAGCTCGACCAGTCGCTGACCCAACTCGAGAACAGCTCGAACCAGGCCAAGGAGGCCCAGGAGCAGACCCAGCAGAAGACGCAGGAGCTCGGCGTGCTGGCCGGTACGGTGAAGGCGAGCGGCCCGGGAATCGTACTGACGGTCGATGACCCCCAGGGGCAGGTCAAGGCCGATATGCTGCTGGACACCCTGCAGGAACTCCGAGCGGCGGGGGCGGAGGCGATTCAGATCAACGATGTGCGCGTGGTGGCCCACACCTATTTCACCGACCTGTCCTCGGGCGGCGTCTCGATCGACGGGACGAAGGTCGCGCAGCCGTACCGCTTCACGGTGATCGGTGATCCGCAGGACCTGACGCCGGCTCTGAACATTCCGGGTGGCATCGTCCGTACTCTGGAGAAGGAGCAGGTGGGCACCAACATCTCGGAGCAGCAGAGGGTGACGGTGGACGCGCTTGCAGTGCCAGCACCGGCGCAGTTCGCCAAGCCGGCGGCACAGTGA
- a CDS encoding FHA domain-containing protein: MTGPIVCPRCGNQNPATARFCNNCGSPLRGGSPEMPAETTSTISIAGLESYDPTATSTGANTALSAEVLAAIDALPPGSALLIVQRGPNSGSRFLLDADVTTAGRHPQGDIFLDDVTVSRRHVEFRRRPGGFTVADVGSLNGTYVNRERIDEVGLNNGDEVQIGKYRLVFFAGPQRY, translated from the coding sequence ATGACCGGCCCGATCGTCTGCCCTCGGTGCGGCAACCAGAACCCGGCCACCGCCCGGTTCTGCAACAACTGCGGAAGCCCGTTGCGCGGCGGCTCGCCGGAGATGCCGGCCGAGACGACCTCGACCATCTCGATCGCCGGCCTGGAGTCCTACGACCCCACCGCAACCAGCACCGGTGCCAACACGGCGCTGTCGGCCGAGGTCCTGGCCGCGATCGACGCGCTGCCGCCGGGCTCGGCCCTGCTGATCGTGCAGCGCGGGCCGAACTCCGGCAGTCGCTTCCTGCTCGACGCGGACGTCACCACGGCGGGCCGGCACCCGCAGGGCGACATCTTCCTCGACGACGTCACCGTCTCGCGCCGGCATGTGGAGTTCCGCCGCCGCCCCGGTGGTTTCACCGTCGCGGACGTCGGCAGCCTGAACGGGACGTACGTCAACCGCGAGCGGATCGACGAGGTCGGTCTCAACAACGGCGACGAGGTGCAGATCGGCAAGTACCGGCTGGTGTTCTTCGCCGGCCCGCAGCGGTACTGA